A section of the Passer domesticus isolate bPasDom1 chromosome 33, bPasDom1.hap1, whole genome shotgun sequence genome encodes:
- the LOC135288472 gene encoding maestro heat-like repeat-containing protein family member 6: MAGRFLGLFKVLRGKKNKGPGAAPAEQPEEPEQIQTLQDDAAVERTQEQQSSRGHFHRTLKMFRKFLRIQRRETGTSAAEGPAEPDSGLTELQAEPDFSLDSAEHFQDSDTIMNEDTANGDKAVTEDVAMTNANTGETEATANPDTTPTPSLIEELIPEYFRDPCFSSQEQLSRLGSGLEASQDFVPPQAVITGAPQPLRPAQCGGKGSWGSCSLEERSKFPPGVLQVPAIVRNIHQRLLSHDTVDARLKIDIVRLAEEHPVDVVLTLLRCAPTCDRAAAMMWRAIASSRLTMEKVLPTLVRVMEDWPLSKMCTSDGDNQDVFALAATLVIWVIVQVPLYHETRIHSFYPLFTALLFHVVITTQQMPPEEVENFWRACQEENRLPCRPNRFAVQAMKALLYRLQCDQEVMDMERKCGWDTLLTAHTQHYAVGLLAREMRHVLTSMCSHVAYRLLLVLSCEKPRWDLPFLAFLVEVLECLDLSKCAHTVLKIMSSCLHSKCRERRRLALRGLVVLSKDPSTARPIRSVSRRLLELLGDADGQVVSMSLSLLKKMLQKKYLMISSTSAPKLAEALLPLFDRDNSHLQLLSISLFCKVMELVVEEGKKPLKRIVSQSLLPLFLHCHEENQHVAEASMKTLYCAAGFLEKTDLQRVLKTEQPLKIDECLLAEDRRQASERMQWALRFLDSPQESLRETAFRIIGVAARYLSRKREELQFHSQVKKPSQLQLSGFALLVRVRRRYHRHCA, translated from the exons ATGGCAGGCAGATTCCTTGGCTTGTTCAAAGtgctcagggggaaaaaaaacaaaggccctggagctgccccagcagaaCAGCCTGAAGAGCCGGAGCAgatccagacactgcaggaTG atgcagccgtggagcgcacacaagagcagcaatccagccgtggccacTTCCACAGAACCCTgaag ATGTTCCGGAAGTTTCTGCGAATTCAGCGCAGAGAGACCGGGACCagtgcagctgagggcccagccgagcctgactcggggctgaccgagctccaggcagagcctgatttCAGCCTGGATTCAGCTGAGCACTTTCAAGACTCTGACACCATAATGAATGAGGACACAGCAAATGGAGacaaggcagtgactgaggacgTGGCCATGACAAATGCCAACACTGGAGAGACTGAAGCCACCGCAAATCCTGACACCACGCCCACTCCATCTCTGATCGAGGAATTAATACCAGAGTATTTCAGGGACCCTTGTTTTTCGTCTCAGGAGCAGCTAAGCAGGCTGGGATCAGGCCTGGAGGCCTCCCAGGACTTTGTGCCCCCTCAAGCCGTGATCACTGGGgcccctcagcctttgaggccagcacagtgtggcgggaagggaagctggggaagttgctCCCTTGAAGAGCGCTCCAAGTTTCCCCCAGGtgtcctccaggtgccagccattGTAAGGAACATCCACCAGAGGCTGCTGTCCCATGACACTGTGGATGCCAGGCTGAAAATTGAcattgtgaggctggctgaAGAGCATCCTGTTGATGTGGTGCTGACCCTCCTGCGCTGTGCCCCaacgtgtgacag agctgctgcaatgatgTGGAGAGCCATTGCTTCATCAAGACTAACAATGGAGAAAGTGCTGCCAACACTGGTCCGTGTAATGGAGGATTGGCCTCTGAGCAAAatgtgcacctccgatggggacaatcAGGATgtttttgccctggct gcaactctggtgatctggGTGATTGTCCAGGTGCCTCTGTACCATGAGACAAGGATTCATTCTTTCTACCCTCTGTTTACggctctgctcttccacgttgtcatcaccacacagcagatgccaccagaggaagttgaaaaCTTCTGGAGAGCATGCCAGGAGGAAAATCGCCTTCCCTGCAGGCCCAACAG gtttgcagtgcaggccatgaaggctctgctctacCGACTGCAGTGTGACCAGGAGGTGATGGATATGGAGcgtaagtgtggctgggacacgctgctgactgctcacacccagcactatgccgtgggtctgctggccag gGAGATGCGCCATGTCTTGACCTCCATGTGTTCCCATGTCGCATACCGCCTTCTCCTCGTGCTCAGCTGTGAAAAGCCAAGGTGGGATCTGCCCTTCCTGGcattccttgtggag gtcctcgagtgcctggacttgagtaAATGTGCTCACACTGTCCTGAAGATCATGTCAAGTTGCCTGCACagcaagtgcagggagaggcgtcgcctggcactcagaggcctcgtggtgctcagcaaggatccctcaacg gccagaCCTATACGCAGCGTGTCTCGAAgacttctggagctgctgggtgatgcagaTGGACAGGTGGTCAGCATGTCCCTCTCTCTGTTGAAGAAGATGCTCCAGAAAAAATATCTCATGATATCCAGCACTTCTGCCCCAAAGCTAGCTGAGgcactcctgccactctttgaccgt gacaacagccatctgcagctgctctccatttccCTCTTCTGCAAGGTGATGGAATTGGTAGTGGAAGAGGGTAAAAAGCCCCTGAAGAGAAttgtgagccagagcctgctcccactCTTCTTGCACTGCCATGAGGAGAACCAGCATGTGGCAGAG gcctctaTGAAAACGCTGTATTGTGCGGCTGGCTTCTTGGAGAAGACGGATCTCCAGAGGGTTCTGAAGACAGAGCAGCCATTGAAAATTGATGAGTGCCTG ctggcagaggacaggagaCAAGCGAGCGAGCGCATGCAATGGGCCCTGCGGTTCCTGGATAGCCCACAGGAGTCCCTGCGAGAGACGGCCTTCAGGATCATCG gggtggccgCGCGCTACCTGTcgaggaagagggaagagctccagtTCCACAGtcagg tgaaaaagccctcccagctccagctttcgggtttcgcgTTACTGGTGCGCGTCCGCCGCCGCTACCACCGGCACTGCGCTTGA